The proteins below come from a single Cottoperca gobio chromosome 11, fCotGob3.1, whole genome shotgun sequence genomic window:
- the rp9 gene encoding retinitis pigmentosa 9 protein, which yields MSDRKRRREKDDRRDHKRHKSSKQDLEKLKKHTKKLNQEVQQLKHVETFYEKPPPGLIKEHEDKPEDCIPAEPGNEAARSFLAHAPTRGLWMPLGKEVKVMQCWRCKRYGHRTGDKECPFFTKGNQKLEQFRVAHEDPMYDIIRENKRNEKETRIQQLQQMLQDTTSSNSDSSSSSSSSSSSSSSSSSSDHHRSKKRKKRKDKKKKDKKKRKRKQKHKSSKTSDCSDSD from the exons ATGTCGGACAGAAAgcgaagaagagagaaagacgaCCGACgagaccacaagagacacaagtCATCCAAACAGGATTTGGAGAAACTCAAAAAACACACGAAAAAACTCAACCAAGAAGTCCAACAACTGAAACACGTTGAGACGTT CTATGAGAAACCTCCACCAGGACTCATAAAG GAGCACGAGGACAAGCCAGAGGACTGTATTCCTGCTGAACCAGGAAATGAAGCAGCCAGGAGCTTCCTGGCCCACGCCCCCACCAGGGGGCTGTGGATGCCTCTGGGGAAGGAAGTGAAGGTGATGCAAT GTTGGAGATGCAAGCGCTACGGACACAGGACGGGAGATAAGGAGTGTCCGTTCTTCACCAAAGGCAACCAGAAGCTAGAGCAGTTCAGAGTG GCTCATGAAGATCCAATGTACGACATCATTCGGGAAAACAAAAGGAACGAAAAAGAAACCAG gatccagcagctgcagcagatgcTTCAGGACACCACTTCCTCCAATTCAGAcagctcctcttcttcctcttcttcctcttcctcctcctcgtcctcttcctcgtctGACCACCATCgcagcaagaaaagaaaaaaaaggaaggacaaaaagaagaaagacaagaagaagagaaaaaggaaacaaaagcacAAGTCCTCCAAAACCAGTGACTGCTCAGATTCCGATTGA